The proteins below are encoded in one region of Antennarius striatus isolate MH-2024 chromosome 7, ASM4005453v1, whole genome shotgun sequence:
- the fcho1 gene encoding f-BAR domain only protein 1 isoform X2: MAFFQNNFWGEKNAGFDVLYHNMKHGQLAAKELAEFVRESAAVEETYSKSMSKLAKMAGNGSQLGTFAPMWDVFRVSSDKLALCHLELMRKMNDLIREINKYGDEQVKIHRKTKEEMVGTVESVQALQVQSGHLQKSKDGYHAKCLELDRLRKEGAPQKEVEKAELKSKKAAESFALCIEKYNRVGGEFEQKMSESSQKFQEIEEAHLRQMKQLIKGYSHSVEDTHVQVGQVHEEFKQNVENIGIDNLIQKFAEQKGTGKDRPALIGFEEYMTALAPEGGKKSRGKAFRIPGLGKRDKEPDSTDSAVHEALNSPLDVDDEGFVIRADSTLNGCSDEKDNNFYSSDSDFDDEEPKKFHIQIRPVASTNRSSSAATEKELKATVGALTLPPNRGVRNQVSIKRHLSRNSSVVGGCLEDVDGASHRDGEQEGLRRSTSSPDHNRLSLMASGSDSLFGPPLESAFKSKSFEGREQLREQSAFDAAFSSDSSSPENVEDSGLDSPSHQPLGPSPELVGWAAWPPASQNKDQTQTLGRPADPFLATFRDPSPGRSHQHLQDDPASVWSVAPSRSSRVALDMDPSSMRFPAFSQTLPPPEMESSVWNCKHIPLEDPFLTAFERTVTQETLNLSDAWARPPPRHAHEASGDPFATTLTDKTFPNSSSSSSSSSSKCKDRNRKRDRSLPPPVTSDDPFAITMIGSPTHQSSLAAAAAGLIPPHGGSCSGIDSTGTTGSLPTAQSKKEPTHWNSVHNPFSESVSGAPNSSKTQEGGGKGDGAGGGGDRRKHRSSESEPRRNAPPLTRHSGPQEDLCFSTDKDQDCLDLNTQISCSVVSHKGSKHHSAEKVGAAPPRATRVKRNSGRLSACERSRSLCSSPLPEPSPSLTSSSSSSPSEWGPQARDNDRGGQNRAPSPARAGQASPLPYQPQEHQQRQMHLSRGPSPISLSAKDSWPVAAAITECINAYFKGGQHNRCLVKITGDLTMSFPAGITRIFTSNPNVPVLSFRLINISRIDHFLPNQKLLYSDPSQSDPDSRDFWFNMPALQLYLQREAELNPQASYYNVGLLKYQVSSQDPARAPLLLSAECQRSGTVTRVSLDYHCCPATAPSTQLASVQVLLPLDHTATDLQCQPPASWNAEERRLLWKLPNLSPTNHSKGSGTLCVSWQCLEVPRGPPPNLAVQFVGSGASLSGMDVELVGSRYRMSLVKKRFTTGKYMASCSL; the protein is encoded by the exons GGGGAGAAGAATGCGGGATTCGATGTCCTCTACCACAACATGAAGCACGGCCAGCTGGCAGCCAAGGAGCTAGCCGAGTTTGTCCGCGAGAG tgcTGCTGTGGAGGAAACCTACTCCAAATCCATGAGCAAACTTGCCAAAATGGCCGGCAATGGAAGTCAGCTGGG GACGTTTGCCCCCATGTGGGATGTGTTCAGGGTCTCCTCAGACAAACTGGCGCTCTGTCATCTGGAGCTGATGAGAAAAATGAACGATCTCATCCGGGAAATCAACAAATACGGAGACGAACAGGTCAAAATTCACCGCAAG acaaaaGAGGAGATGGTGGGGACAGTGGAGTCGGTGCAGGCGCTGCAGGTTCAGAGCGGTCACCTTCAGAAGTCAAAGGACGGGTACCACGCCAAATGTTTGGAGCTGGACCGGCTCAGGAAGGAGGGAGCGCCGCAGAAGGAAGTGGAGAAA GCGGAGCTGAAGTCTAAGAAAGCGGCTGAGTCATTTGCTCTGTGCATCGAGAAGTACAACCGCGTAGGAGGAGAGTTTGAGCAGAAGATGAGCGAGTCCTCTCAG AAGTTTCAGGAAATTGAGGAGGCCCACCTGCGCCAGATGAAACAACTCATTAAAGGTTACTCCCACTCTGTGGAGGACACCCATGTCCAGGTGGGACAG GTTCACGAGGAATTCAAGCAGAATGTGGAAAACATCGGCATCGATAACCTCATCCAGAAATTTGCAGAGCAGAAGGGCACGGGCAAAGACAGGCCGG CTCTGATTGGTTTTGAGGAGTACATGACTGCTTTGGCGCCCGAAGGGGGGAAGAAGAGTCGGGGAAAAGCTTTCAGGATCCCTGGCCTGGGGAAGAGGGACAAGGAGCCAGACTCCAC AGACTCAGCGGTGCATGAAGCACTG AATTCACCCCTGGATGTCGACGACGAGGGATTTGTCATCAGAGCTGACAGCACGCTGAATG GCTGCTCTGATGAGAAGGACAACAACTTCTACTCCAGCGACTCAGACTTTGATGATGAGGAGCCCAAGAAGTTCCACATTCAGATCCGACCGGTCGCCAGCACCAATCGGAGCAGCTCTGCCGCCACTGAGAAGGAGCTGAAGGCCACCGTCGGGGCGCTCACCCTGCCCCCCAACAGAGGGGTACGGAACCAG GTGTCGATCAAGCGACATCTCTCCA GAAACTCCAGTGTTGTGGGAGGTTGCTTAGAAGACGTAGATGGTGCCTCTCACAGGG ATGGAGAGCAGGAGGGCCTACGCAGGTCCACCTCCAGCCCCGATCACAACAG GTTGAGTTTGATGGCGTCGGGATCGGACAGTCTGTTTGGACCGCCGCTGGAATCGGCCTTCAAATCCAAAAGCTTCGAAGGTCGAGAACAGCTGAGGGAGCAGAGCGCTTTTG ATGCTGCCTTCTCGTCGGACTCCTCCTCTCCGGAGAACGTGGAAGACTCCGGTCTGGACTCGCCTTCCCATCAGCCTCTTGGTCCCTCCCCTGAGCTGGTGGGCTGGGCGGCTTGGCCTCCTGCCTCACAGAATAAAGACCAAACGCAAACGCTGGGACGACCTGCAGACCCTTTTCTCGCCACCTTCCGCGACCCGTCGCCCGGTCGAAGTCATCAACACCTGCAGGACGACCCGGCGAGCGTGTGGTCCGTTGCCCCGTCACGCTCCTCTCGTGTGGCCCTAGACATGGACCCCTCCTCAATGAGGTTCCCTGCTTTCTCCCAAACCCTCCCGCCCCCTGAGATGGAGTCGTCGGTGTGGAACTGTAAGCACATTCCCCTGGAAGACCCCTTCCTCACTGCGTTTGAAAGGACCGTCACCCAGGAGACATTAAACCTGTCTGACGCCTGGGCGCGGCCGCCGCCTCGCCACGCCCACGAGGCCAGTGGTGACCCGTTCGCCACGACCCTCACTGACAAGACATTCCCAAACTCatcttcgtcctcctcttcatcctcctccaagTGTAAGGATAGAAACAGGAAGCGAGACCGGAGCCTCCCGCCTCCTGTTACCTCTGACGACCCTTTTGCAATCACAATGATCGGCAGCCCGACGCACCAATCATCGCTGGCGGCGGCAGCGGCCGGCTTGATCCCTCCACACGGCGGCAGCTGCAGCGGCATCGACTCCACTGGTACGACCGGCTCCTTACCCACAGCCCAGTCCAAGAAGGAGCCGACGCACTGGAACTCCGTCCACAACCCGTTCAGCGAAAGCGTCTCCGGAGCCCCGAACAGTTCCAAAACACAAGAAGGAGGAGGGAAAGGAGACGGAGCGGGAGGcggaggagacaggaggaaacACCGATCGTCAGAGAGCGAGCCACGCAGGAACGCCCCTCCGCTCACAAGGCATTCTGGGCCACAGGAGGATCTGTGTTTCTCCACAGACAAAGACCAGGACTGTCTGGATCTGAACACGCAGATATCATGCAGTGTCGTCTCACACAAGG GGTCCAAACATCACAGCGCTGAGAAAGTGGGAGCTGCTCCTCCGAGGGCGACCCGGGTCAAGAGGAATTCGGGCCGACTCAGCGCCTGTGAGAGA TCCCGATCTCTGTGCTCCTCCCCGCTGCCGGAGCCCAGCccctccctcacctcctcctcctcctccagccccagCGAATGGGGGCCTCAGGCTCGGGACAACGACAGAGGAGGTCAGAACAGAGCTCCCAGTCCGGCCAGGGCGGGACAAGCATCACCTCTGCCCTATCAGCCACAGGAACACCAACAGAGACAGA TGCACTTGTCACGAGGCCCGAGTCCCATCTCCCTCAGCGCGAAGGATTCCTGGCCGGTGGCGGCGGCCATAACCGAGTGCATCAACGCTTACTTTAAGGGAGGACAGCACAACCG ATGTCTGGTGAAGATCACGGGCGACCTGACCATGTCCTTCCCTGCGGGCATCACGCGCATTTTCACCTCCAACCCCAACGTTCCCGTGCTCAGCTTCCGACTCATCAACATCTCCAGGATCGATCACTTCCTGCCAAATCAGAAGCTGCTCTACAG CGATCCGTCTCAGAGTGACCCGGACTCCAGAGACTTCTGGTTCAACATGCCGGCCCTGCAGCTCTACCTGCAGAGGGAGGCTGAGCTCAACCCTCAGGCGTCGTACTACAACGTCGGCCTGCTTAAATATCAG GTGTCGTCTCAGGACCCGGCTCGGGCGCCTCTGCTGCTGTCCGCAGAGTGTCAACGCAGCGGCACGGTGACTCGGGTGTCGTTGGACTACCACTGCTGCCCCGCCACCGCGCCCTCCACCCAGCTCGCCTCTGTCCAGGTGCTGCTGCCGTTAGACCACACCGCCACCGACCTGCAGTGTCAGCCACCCGCCTCCTG GAACGCCGAGGAGAGACGGCTGCTGTGGAAACTCCCCAACCTCTccccgaccaatcacagcaaag gctCAGGGACTCTGTGCGTCAGCTGGCAGTGCCTGGAGGTTCCCCGAGGCCCCCCACCCAACCTGGCCGTTCAGTTTGTGGGCTCTGGGGCCTCGCTGTCGGGGATGGACGTGGAGCTGGTGGGCAGCCGCTACCGCATGTCGCTGGTCAAGAAACGGTTCACGACAG GAAAGTACATGGCAAGCTGCTCCTTGTGA
- the fcho1 gene encoding f-BAR domain only protein 1 isoform X1, with protein MAFFQNNFWGEKNAGFDVLYHNMKHGQLAAKELAEFVRESAAVEETYSKSMSKLAKMAGNGSQLGTFAPMWDVFRVSSDKLALCHLELMRKMNDLIREINKYGDEQVKIHRKTKEEMVGTVESVQALQVQSGHLQKSKDGYHAKCLELDRLRKEGAPQKEVEKAELKSKKAAESFALCIEKYNRVGGEFEQKMSESSQKFQEIEEAHLRQMKQLIKGYSHSVEDTHVQVGQVHEEFKQNVENIGIDNLIQKFAEQKGTGKDRPALIGFEEYMTALAPEGGKKSRGKAFRIPGLGKRDKEPDSTDSAVHEALNSPLDVDDEGFVIRADSTLNGCSDEKDNNFYSSDSDFDDEEPKKFHIQIRPVASTNRSSSAATEKELKATVGALTLPPNRGVRNQVSIKRHLSRNSSVVGGCLEDVDGASHRDGEQEGLRRSTSSPDHNRLSLMASGSDSLFGPPLESAFKSKSFEGREQLREQSAFGASEYAAFSSDSSSPENVEDSGLDSPSHQPLGPSPELVGWAAWPPASQNKDQTQTLGRPADPFLATFRDPSPGRSHQHLQDDPASVWSVAPSRSSRVALDMDPSSMRFPAFSQTLPPPEMESSVWNCKHIPLEDPFLTAFERTVTQETLNLSDAWARPPPRHAHEASGDPFATTLTDKTFPNSSSSSSSSSSKCKDRNRKRDRSLPPPVTSDDPFAITMIGSPTHQSSLAAAAAGLIPPHGGSCSGIDSTGTTGSLPTAQSKKEPTHWNSVHNPFSESVSGAPNSSKTQEGGGKGDGAGGGGDRRKHRSSESEPRRNAPPLTRHSGPQEDLCFSTDKDQDCLDLNTQISCSVVSHKGSKHHSAEKVGAAPPRATRVKRNSGRLSACERSRSLCSSPLPEPSPSLTSSSSSSPSEWGPQARDNDRGGQNRAPSPARAGQASPLPYQPQEHQQRQMHLSRGPSPISLSAKDSWPVAAAITECINAYFKGGQHNRCLVKITGDLTMSFPAGITRIFTSNPNVPVLSFRLINISRIDHFLPNQKLLYSDPSQSDPDSRDFWFNMPALQLYLQREAELNPQASYYNVGLLKYQVSSQDPARAPLLLSAECQRSGTVTRVSLDYHCCPATAPSTQLASVQVLLPLDHTATDLQCQPPASWNAEERRLLWKLPNLSPTNHSKGSGTLCVSWQCLEVPRGPPPNLAVQFVGSGASLSGMDVELVGSRYRMSLVKKRFTTGKYMASCSL; from the exons GGGGAGAAGAATGCGGGATTCGATGTCCTCTACCACAACATGAAGCACGGCCAGCTGGCAGCCAAGGAGCTAGCCGAGTTTGTCCGCGAGAG tgcTGCTGTGGAGGAAACCTACTCCAAATCCATGAGCAAACTTGCCAAAATGGCCGGCAATGGAAGTCAGCTGGG GACGTTTGCCCCCATGTGGGATGTGTTCAGGGTCTCCTCAGACAAACTGGCGCTCTGTCATCTGGAGCTGATGAGAAAAATGAACGATCTCATCCGGGAAATCAACAAATACGGAGACGAACAGGTCAAAATTCACCGCAAG acaaaaGAGGAGATGGTGGGGACAGTGGAGTCGGTGCAGGCGCTGCAGGTTCAGAGCGGTCACCTTCAGAAGTCAAAGGACGGGTACCACGCCAAATGTTTGGAGCTGGACCGGCTCAGGAAGGAGGGAGCGCCGCAGAAGGAAGTGGAGAAA GCGGAGCTGAAGTCTAAGAAAGCGGCTGAGTCATTTGCTCTGTGCATCGAGAAGTACAACCGCGTAGGAGGAGAGTTTGAGCAGAAGATGAGCGAGTCCTCTCAG AAGTTTCAGGAAATTGAGGAGGCCCACCTGCGCCAGATGAAACAACTCATTAAAGGTTACTCCCACTCTGTGGAGGACACCCATGTCCAGGTGGGACAG GTTCACGAGGAATTCAAGCAGAATGTGGAAAACATCGGCATCGATAACCTCATCCAGAAATTTGCAGAGCAGAAGGGCACGGGCAAAGACAGGCCGG CTCTGATTGGTTTTGAGGAGTACATGACTGCTTTGGCGCCCGAAGGGGGGAAGAAGAGTCGGGGAAAAGCTTTCAGGATCCCTGGCCTGGGGAAGAGGGACAAGGAGCCAGACTCCAC AGACTCAGCGGTGCATGAAGCACTG AATTCACCCCTGGATGTCGACGACGAGGGATTTGTCATCAGAGCTGACAGCACGCTGAATG GCTGCTCTGATGAGAAGGACAACAACTTCTACTCCAGCGACTCAGACTTTGATGATGAGGAGCCCAAGAAGTTCCACATTCAGATCCGACCGGTCGCCAGCACCAATCGGAGCAGCTCTGCCGCCACTGAGAAGGAGCTGAAGGCCACCGTCGGGGCGCTCACCCTGCCCCCCAACAGAGGGGTACGGAACCAG GTGTCGATCAAGCGACATCTCTCCA GAAACTCCAGTGTTGTGGGAGGTTGCTTAGAAGACGTAGATGGTGCCTCTCACAGGG ATGGAGAGCAGGAGGGCCTACGCAGGTCCACCTCCAGCCCCGATCACAACAG GTTGAGTTTGATGGCGTCGGGATCGGACAGTCTGTTTGGACCGCCGCTGGAATCGGCCTTCAAATCCAAAAGCTTCGAAGGTCGAGAACAGCTGAGGGAGCAGAGCGCTTTTGGTGCGTCTGAAT ATGCTGCCTTCTCGTCGGACTCCTCCTCTCCGGAGAACGTGGAAGACTCCGGTCTGGACTCGCCTTCCCATCAGCCTCTTGGTCCCTCCCCTGAGCTGGTGGGCTGGGCGGCTTGGCCTCCTGCCTCACAGAATAAAGACCAAACGCAAACGCTGGGACGACCTGCAGACCCTTTTCTCGCCACCTTCCGCGACCCGTCGCCCGGTCGAAGTCATCAACACCTGCAGGACGACCCGGCGAGCGTGTGGTCCGTTGCCCCGTCACGCTCCTCTCGTGTGGCCCTAGACATGGACCCCTCCTCAATGAGGTTCCCTGCTTTCTCCCAAACCCTCCCGCCCCCTGAGATGGAGTCGTCGGTGTGGAACTGTAAGCACATTCCCCTGGAAGACCCCTTCCTCACTGCGTTTGAAAGGACCGTCACCCAGGAGACATTAAACCTGTCTGACGCCTGGGCGCGGCCGCCGCCTCGCCACGCCCACGAGGCCAGTGGTGACCCGTTCGCCACGACCCTCACTGACAAGACATTCCCAAACTCatcttcgtcctcctcttcatcctcctccaagTGTAAGGATAGAAACAGGAAGCGAGACCGGAGCCTCCCGCCTCCTGTTACCTCTGACGACCCTTTTGCAATCACAATGATCGGCAGCCCGACGCACCAATCATCGCTGGCGGCGGCAGCGGCCGGCTTGATCCCTCCACACGGCGGCAGCTGCAGCGGCATCGACTCCACTGGTACGACCGGCTCCTTACCCACAGCCCAGTCCAAGAAGGAGCCGACGCACTGGAACTCCGTCCACAACCCGTTCAGCGAAAGCGTCTCCGGAGCCCCGAACAGTTCCAAAACACAAGAAGGAGGAGGGAAAGGAGACGGAGCGGGAGGcggaggagacaggaggaaacACCGATCGTCAGAGAGCGAGCCACGCAGGAACGCCCCTCCGCTCACAAGGCATTCTGGGCCACAGGAGGATCTGTGTTTCTCCACAGACAAAGACCAGGACTGTCTGGATCTGAACACGCAGATATCATGCAGTGTCGTCTCACACAAGG GGTCCAAACATCACAGCGCTGAGAAAGTGGGAGCTGCTCCTCCGAGGGCGACCCGGGTCAAGAGGAATTCGGGCCGACTCAGCGCCTGTGAGAGA TCCCGATCTCTGTGCTCCTCCCCGCTGCCGGAGCCCAGCccctccctcacctcctcctcctcctccagccccagCGAATGGGGGCCTCAGGCTCGGGACAACGACAGAGGAGGTCAGAACAGAGCTCCCAGTCCGGCCAGGGCGGGACAAGCATCACCTCTGCCCTATCAGCCACAGGAACACCAACAGAGACAGA TGCACTTGTCACGAGGCCCGAGTCCCATCTCCCTCAGCGCGAAGGATTCCTGGCCGGTGGCGGCGGCCATAACCGAGTGCATCAACGCTTACTTTAAGGGAGGACAGCACAACCG ATGTCTGGTGAAGATCACGGGCGACCTGACCATGTCCTTCCCTGCGGGCATCACGCGCATTTTCACCTCCAACCCCAACGTTCCCGTGCTCAGCTTCCGACTCATCAACATCTCCAGGATCGATCACTTCCTGCCAAATCAGAAGCTGCTCTACAG CGATCCGTCTCAGAGTGACCCGGACTCCAGAGACTTCTGGTTCAACATGCCGGCCCTGCAGCTCTACCTGCAGAGGGAGGCTGAGCTCAACCCTCAGGCGTCGTACTACAACGTCGGCCTGCTTAAATATCAG GTGTCGTCTCAGGACCCGGCTCGGGCGCCTCTGCTGCTGTCCGCAGAGTGTCAACGCAGCGGCACGGTGACTCGGGTGTCGTTGGACTACCACTGCTGCCCCGCCACCGCGCCCTCCACCCAGCTCGCCTCTGTCCAGGTGCTGCTGCCGTTAGACCACACCGCCACCGACCTGCAGTGTCAGCCACCCGCCTCCTG GAACGCCGAGGAGAGACGGCTGCTGTGGAAACTCCCCAACCTCTccccgaccaatcacagcaaag gctCAGGGACTCTGTGCGTCAGCTGGCAGTGCCTGGAGGTTCCCCGAGGCCCCCCACCCAACCTGGCCGTTCAGTTTGTGGGCTCTGGGGCCTCGCTGTCGGGGATGGACGTGGAGCTGGTGGGCAGCCGCTACCGCATGTCGCTGGTCAAGAAACGGTTCACGACAG GAAAGTACATGGCAAGCTGCTCCTTGTGA
- the fcho1 gene encoding f-BAR domain only protein 1 isoform X3 — MAFFQNNFWGEKNAGFDVLYHNMKHGQLAAKELAEFVRESAAVEETYSKSMSKLAKMAGNGSQLGTFAPMWDVFRVSSDKLALCHLELMRKMNDLIREINKYGDEQVKIHRKTKEEMVGTVESVQALQVQSGHLQKSKDGYHAKCLELDRLRKEGAPQKEVEKAELKSKKAAESFALCIEKYNRVGGEFEQKMSESSQKFQEIEEAHLRQMKQLIKGYSHSVEDTHVQVGQVHEEFKQNVENIGIDNLIQKFAEQKGTGKDRPALIGFEEYMTALAPEGGKKSRGKAFRIPGLGKRDKEPDSTDSAVHEALNSPLDVDDEGFVIRADSTLNGCSDEKDNNFYSSDSDFDDEEPKKFHIQIRPVASTNRSSSAATEKELKATVGALTLPPNRGVSIKRHLSRNSSVVGGCLEDVDGASHRDGEQEGLRRSTSSPDHNRLSLMASGSDSLFGPPLESAFKSKSFEGREQLREQSAFGASEYAAFSSDSSSPENVEDSGLDSPSHQPLGPSPELVGWAAWPPASQNKDQTQTLGRPADPFLATFRDPSPGRSHQHLQDDPASVWSVAPSRSSRVALDMDPSSMRFPAFSQTLPPPEMESSVWNCKHIPLEDPFLTAFERTVTQETLNLSDAWARPPPRHAHEASGDPFATTLTDKTFPNSSSSSSSSSSKCKDRNRKRDRSLPPPVTSDDPFAITMIGSPTHQSSLAAAAAGLIPPHGGSCSGIDSTGTTGSLPTAQSKKEPTHWNSVHNPFSESVSGAPNSSKTQEGGGKGDGAGGGGDRRKHRSSESEPRRNAPPLTRHSGPQEDLCFSTDKDQDCLDLNTQISCSVVSHKGSKHHSAEKVGAAPPRATRVKRNSGRLSACERSRSLCSSPLPEPSPSLTSSSSSSPSEWGPQARDNDRGGQNRAPSPARAGQASPLPYQPQEHQQRQMHLSRGPSPISLSAKDSWPVAAAITECINAYFKGGQHNRCLVKITGDLTMSFPAGITRIFTSNPNVPVLSFRLINISRIDHFLPNQKLLYSDPSQSDPDSRDFWFNMPALQLYLQREAELNPQASYYNVGLLKYQVSSQDPARAPLLLSAECQRSGTVTRVSLDYHCCPATAPSTQLASVQVLLPLDHTATDLQCQPPASWNAEERRLLWKLPNLSPTNHSKGSGTLCVSWQCLEVPRGPPPNLAVQFVGSGASLSGMDVELVGSRYRMSLVKKRFTTGKYMASCSL, encoded by the exons GGGGAGAAGAATGCGGGATTCGATGTCCTCTACCACAACATGAAGCACGGCCAGCTGGCAGCCAAGGAGCTAGCCGAGTTTGTCCGCGAGAG tgcTGCTGTGGAGGAAACCTACTCCAAATCCATGAGCAAACTTGCCAAAATGGCCGGCAATGGAAGTCAGCTGGG GACGTTTGCCCCCATGTGGGATGTGTTCAGGGTCTCCTCAGACAAACTGGCGCTCTGTCATCTGGAGCTGATGAGAAAAATGAACGATCTCATCCGGGAAATCAACAAATACGGAGACGAACAGGTCAAAATTCACCGCAAG acaaaaGAGGAGATGGTGGGGACAGTGGAGTCGGTGCAGGCGCTGCAGGTTCAGAGCGGTCACCTTCAGAAGTCAAAGGACGGGTACCACGCCAAATGTTTGGAGCTGGACCGGCTCAGGAAGGAGGGAGCGCCGCAGAAGGAAGTGGAGAAA GCGGAGCTGAAGTCTAAGAAAGCGGCTGAGTCATTTGCTCTGTGCATCGAGAAGTACAACCGCGTAGGAGGAGAGTTTGAGCAGAAGATGAGCGAGTCCTCTCAG AAGTTTCAGGAAATTGAGGAGGCCCACCTGCGCCAGATGAAACAACTCATTAAAGGTTACTCCCACTCTGTGGAGGACACCCATGTCCAGGTGGGACAG GTTCACGAGGAATTCAAGCAGAATGTGGAAAACATCGGCATCGATAACCTCATCCAGAAATTTGCAGAGCAGAAGGGCACGGGCAAAGACAGGCCGG CTCTGATTGGTTTTGAGGAGTACATGACTGCTTTGGCGCCCGAAGGGGGGAAGAAGAGTCGGGGAAAAGCTTTCAGGATCCCTGGCCTGGGGAAGAGGGACAAGGAGCCAGACTCCAC AGACTCAGCGGTGCATGAAGCACTG AATTCACCCCTGGATGTCGACGACGAGGGATTTGTCATCAGAGCTGACAGCACGCTGAATG GCTGCTCTGATGAGAAGGACAACAACTTCTACTCCAGCGACTCAGACTTTGATGATGAGGAGCCCAAGAAGTTCCACATTCAGATCCGACCGGTCGCCAGCACCAATCGGAGCAGCTCTGCCGCCACTGAGAAGGAGCTGAAGGCCACCGTCGGGGCGCTCACCCTGCCCCCCAACAGAGGG GTGTCGATCAAGCGACATCTCTCCA GAAACTCCAGTGTTGTGGGAGGTTGCTTAGAAGACGTAGATGGTGCCTCTCACAGGG ATGGAGAGCAGGAGGGCCTACGCAGGTCCACCTCCAGCCCCGATCACAACAG GTTGAGTTTGATGGCGTCGGGATCGGACAGTCTGTTTGGACCGCCGCTGGAATCGGCCTTCAAATCCAAAAGCTTCGAAGGTCGAGAACAGCTGAGGGAGCAGAGCGCTTTTGGTGCGTCTGAAT ATGCTGCCTTCTCGTCGGACTCCTCCTCTCCGGAGAACGTGGAAGACTCCGGTCTGGACTCGCCTTCCCATCAGCCTCTTGGTCCCTCCCCTGAGCTGGTGGGCTGGGCGGCTTGGCCTCCTGCCTCACAGAATAAAGACCAAACGCAAACGCTGGGACGACCTGCAGACCCTTTTCTCGCCACCTTCCGCGACCCGTCGCCCGGTCGAAGTCATCAACACCTGCAGGACGACCCGGCGAGCGTGTGGTCCGTTGCCCCGTCACGCTCCTCTCGTGTGGCCCTAGACATGGACCCCTCCTCAATGAGGTTCCCTGCTTTCTCCCAAACCCTCCCGCCCCCTGAGATGGAGTCGTCGGTGTGGAACTGTAAGCACATTCCCCTGGAAGACCCCTTCCTCACTGCGTTTGAAAGGACCGTCACCCAGGAGACATTAAACCTGTCTGACGCCTGGGCGCGGCCGCCGCCTCGCCACGCCCACGAGGCCAGTGGTGACCCGTTCGCCACGACCCTCACTGACAAGACATTCCCAAACTCatcttcgtcctcctcttcatcctcctccaagTGTAAGGATAGAAACAGGAAGCGAGACCGGAGCCTCCCGCCTCCTGTTACCTCTGACGACCCTTTTGCAATCACAATGATCGGCAGCCCGACGCACCAATCATCGCTGGCGGCGGCAGCGGCCGGCTTGATCCCTCCACACGGCGGCAGCTGCAGCGGCATCGACTCCACTGGTACGACCGGCTCCTTACCCACAGCCCAGTCCAAGAAGGAGCCGACGCACTGGAACTCCGTCCACAACCCGTTCAGCGAAAGCGTCTCCGGAGCCCCGAACAGTTCCAAAACACAAGAAGGAGGAGGGAAAGGAGACGGAGCGGGAGGcggaggagacaggaggaaacACCGATCGTCAGAGAGCGAGCCACGCAGGAACGCCCCTCCGCTCACAAGGCATTCTGGGCCACAGGAGGATCTGTGTTTCTCCACAGACAAAGACCAGGACTGTCTGGATCTGAACACGCAGATATCATGCAGTGTCGTCTCACACAAGG GGTCCAAACATCACAGCGCTGAGAAAGTGGGAGCTGCTCCTCCGAGGGCGACCCGGGTCAAGAGGAATTCGGGCCGACTCAGCGCCTGTGAGAGA TCCCGATCTCTGTGCTCCTCCCCGCTGCCGGAGCCCAGCccctccctcacctcctcctcctcctccagccccagCGAATGGGGGCCTCAGGCTCGGGACAACGACAGAGGAGGTCAGAACAGAGCTCCCAGTCCGGCCAGGGCGGGACAAGCATCACCTCTGCCCTATCAGCCACAGGAACACCAACAGAGACAGA TGCACTTGTCACGAGGCCCGAGTCCCATCTCCCTCAGCGCGAAGGATTCCTGGCCGGTGGCGGCGGCCATAACCGAGTGCATCAACGCTTACTTTAAGGGAGGACAGCACAACCG ATGTCTGGTGAAGATCACGGGCGACCTGACCATGTCCTTCCCTGCGGGCATCACGCGCATTTTCACCTCCAACCCCAACGTTCCCGTGCTCAGCTTCCGACTCATCAACATCTCCAGGATCGATCACTTCCTGCCAAATCAGAAGCTGCTCTACAG CGATCCGTCTCAGAGTGACCCGGACTCCAGAGACTTCTGGTTCAACATGCCGGCCCTGCAGCTCTACCTGCAGAGGGAGGCTGAGCTCAACCCTCAGGCGTCGTACTACAACGTCGGCCTGCTTAAATATCAG GTGTCGTCTCAGGACCCGGCTCGGGCGCCTCTGCTGCTGTCCGCAGAGTGTCAACGCAGCGGCACGGTGACTCGGGTGTCGTTGGACTACCACTGCTGCCCCGCCACCGCGCCCTCCACCCAGCTCGCCTCTGTCCAGGTGCTGCTGCCGTTAGACCACACCGCCACCGACCTGCAGTGTCAGCCACCCGCCTCCTG GAACGCCGAGGAGAGACGGCTGCTGTGGAAACTCCCCAACCTCTccccgaccaatcacagcaaag gctCAGGGACTCTGTGCGTCAGCTGGCAGTGCCTGGAGGTTCCCCGAGGCCCCCCACCCAACCTGGCCGTTCAGTTTGTGGGCTCTGGGGCCTCGCTGTCGGGGATGGACGTGGAGCTGGTGGGCAGCCGCTACCGCATGTCGCTGGTCAAGAAACGGTTCACGACAG GAAAGTACATGGCAAGCTGCTCCTTGTGA